CAGTACCCATTGGACAGGTATTGCTGACTGGCAAGAGTGCCCAAAAGCCAGCTCACCCTAGTATACAGAGGCCTCTGTCCGAGAGCACACGCTTTTGCTACCAGGGACATCCAAACTGGCAGGGTCATCTACAAAggtacatttacatttttgtctgtctgtctgtctgtttgttgaTTGCATACTTCCATAAAGTGTTTGGAAACACAGAGAACAACTCTTCAACATTTTAAACGCCCGCGCTTGTGTGTCCCGTaaaagcacagcacagcactgcttgcctcccccctccctcctgcaGTCTCCGTCTTAATGAGTTTTGTCTGCCTCTGCAGGCTAATAACATTGTCGTCACATCTGGCTGCTGACAAGAGAGGTCAGTGGCCCCTTTGGTCATCGGCCCGCTTTTAGAAATGACTCAAATGTGGCGCTCATACTCCAAATATGAGTCTGGCACTAAAACTCCATGCGGGAGAAAACGTTCCCACTCATGAATCCTTTTAGTAGCAGAAAGAAACATCTGTTTGGGCAGCAGTTGCTCTTTTAGCAACTTGACTGAAGTATCAGATCTTATGAGCACATGTAGTCGTGGTCAGAGGTTTACACTCATCATGAGCACGAATGGAGCTTTTGGTGATTTATTTGAATTGTTCTTCATCCATAGTAGAGTCGAGAACGAAAGATTTTCTTTAATAACATGGTCAACATTAATTTTCCATATTAGTAGGAAGGTTTGTCTTATGTGAGTGGAAATAGTGAACATGGTCAACATTTATGATGATCGGCCCCAAATATTTTCCGAGCAGATGGAGGAAGGAAAAATTAATTTGAACATATACCGTAGCAGACGGTAATCAGTCATGATAATTCCCCAAAGACATCCACTCAATTGGGCTTTTCTAAATGTGATCAGAGTAGGGGAATGCTCAAATTAGGCCAAGTTATCAGCATTAGCGGACACCACTTGACTTGAATTAACAACATAAAAAGGCTCTCCTTCACGGTGTTGATCGACCACTTCTCACAACAAAAGGCAAGTCAGAGAAGACCAAAGAAGGAGAGTTGAATCGTTTTACACGACTGACCACAGCTGTATGTCTCATGTGTCTGGCATGTCCTGTGCGTGTGCTGGTGGGTGAGGCATAGAGCAAgacaaaaaagagagagagacggaaagagagcgagagacgcTGACTCAGGAACACATTACTCAATTGGGTGGGCATTTTACGCAGCGCGCGGGGCTGGAGTTTGGATTAGAAACGGCTTAAGAAGCTTGATTTAAACCTGTTGTTTTCCTTCAAACCTTTGACCAAAACATTCTGGACATTTGTAGGCTTTCACCGTTGTGGTATttagtggaggaaaaaaaagtttatttgaAGTTCTGCCATCCTGTTTCCTAAATGGTTGTCAGGAAAGATACGGCACTGGACCAGAGCAATGTCAGTCATTGGCCAACGACCACCTCTTTACCCCAAGTTAGCTAGAAAAGGCTTATCGCCACCCTAATGAGTATGAGCGATATAGTGTCATGTCCAGGGGTACCGCTACTTGTTTTCAGATGTCTTAGTCACTAGATGAAAGGTTTGCTGGAGACGATAGGCTCCAGATGCAACATCTCTTACCTTGTGTATTGACAACACTAAGGCTGAGAATATTCCACACGTGGACTCAAATCAGATGTGAGTTGCGCGGTGCATGGCACGACCCGACATGGGCTGAGTGTTTATCTTGAGCAGCACCCTAAAAACATTCCTGAGGttaaacatgcacacactccCTCACACCTCCCGGACAACACTTTGAGTGTTACGCACGAGGCGGGGGCCTCAGTGACAGCTGACTGTAATGGATGCAGCCTGTTGTACTCCCTTTTCTCATGTTTCTACTGGTTTATTGTCTCATCCTCCCAGCGGGTGTCCAACTTTAGGGCCATGATTGATGGGGCCAGCAAAAGCCTTTGCATTAGTTTGTGTTTCATTCTGGCTGATGATTTCTACTACAATTGCAGTTTTCGTCATTTTTAACACTTGGATGTAACAAGAGAATATACAGTAAgcaaatgaaatcattttttttattccagtcTAATGTATTTAAACCCTGTTTTGCTCCTTGAATCAACAACAATAGTTTGATGGAGCAGCAcataaataattgaaaaaaagaaataaaaataataactctTGTTGGAAATGGAAGAAAGGTGTTCAAGAGTTTTGGAGGGGGTGCATTTTTTAAGCCTTCATTGTCTCATTTATGATCATTTCGTGACATATTACGCAAGGTAGGCTTGATGTCTGCGAATTGACtgtgtgggaaaaaaatattttaggaaAGCTGCTGCTAGTGTGTCTTCGCAAGATTTCTTTTACGTGAAAGTTGGAGGCTCTCCTCTCATCTTTGGCCTTTTCCTCTGTCAGAAGAAGTTTTCCTCTGGATTTGTATTCAATTATGCTAGTTTGTAGGCGTAGTTCTTTACTTCCGTATCATCTGACAGGGACGAGCAGTTCCACTTTTATAGATCTGTGTTTAAGACTTCTTTTAAGACTCTGGTGACTCATCTGCCTGTGTCTTCATGCTCCCGGTCAACTTCCTCGGTCCATCGAGCGTTGCTCTTTCAGTACATCTACTTGAATCAGTAGAAGCTCTCAGTTGATAGTCTATTGATCAAACTTTGACATATCGATAAaggaaacacaatttatttagATTTAATGTTAAAGTGAGTCCTGCAATGAATAGCAAAGAAACAGCCataaccaaaaaaaagaagcttataGAAGAATTTGTGAAAAGTGAACCGCATATATGTGTAAGATTACTGTACCAAGAttttagctgtcaatcacaaacGATAATTGTGCGCATTTCAACTTTCGGTATTAGTTGGTGTCCTCCTCGACAGCAGCCATTTCGaactatggcccgcgggccaaatttggcccacaGTGTAATTATATTCGGCccccaaagacaaattgtggatctactttgtgtcaagactaaaactgcaaattgtcttcacttttaaaaaatagagctgtttctagcatttttttttattaccattcaaaaTTTAAACAGTTCTTACTCGTCTCTGATTTCGAAACTAGTTAGTAAATCAGTTTGTTGTgaagcctatactgtatataatatgagacgttcatacattcatttgggttgacagtcataatggccctccgaaggaaactatgactacgatgcggcccccTACAAAAATGACCAGCTTGCTGTAGTGAGTGGCATGGGTCTGAAGTCGCACGAGAAGGATCTGTTTGGGGAAACGGGACTCCCTCCCCTTTCCGGCTTTTTACCTCTTCAAAGGCTTCAGCTGCCATGGTGCGCTCCTCAGGGAGTAGCCAAGGAAGACTGGCAACATGTAGATTACAAGGCATAGAAAGCAGAAGGGATGTATGCATCATTGATCTTAGGGCCTGTGCGTGCCCACCGTTGCCGACACTGAGAGAGGAAATACTACTCAGAGCTAATTGTGGGAACTGAGCACATAATGAAGCGATTGTTAGTGGTGCTGGTGGTCTGGGTGATTACACATAGCGTAAGGCCAATTTATCTTTGCTTACAGGCCTTCCAAACAAACGGTCTGAGGCTCCATTCGAAACCCCCTTCCTTTTCAATAGaaacaaatgttttcttctATTTACCACTCCTGTTGCTAATGAGCGCAGCCATCCGTCCGTTCGGCCGGCACATGACCAGAAATAGATGCACTTCTTGTCAGACAAAATCCCCAATGCGCAGTTATTTGGAGCCATATAGAGAATTTTCAAGTAAAGGTATTGAGATCTGTGCTGGGGAAAGTTTGGCACATTGGCCACTTCCAAGTTTCAGATATTGTGCAGTACAAGAGTCAAgcgtgttgttggttttttctttctttccattgAGAAGTCATTTCAGGCCAACCCGAGTTGAGTCTAGTCCGTAATTTTGGTGCAGCTGAAATGTACCCTCCCTGATTTGGACGCGGCGCTGTCCAGGCCAAGCTTTCAGTTGTGGTTGGGAAAATGTTGATCATGGCGGGATGAAGCTTGGCTTATTGAAGGGTAATGATCAGGTTGAGCTCAAGGCGGCTTCATAGCGCAGACCTCGATGAAAGACACTAGGACAGATGCATGTCTTCGCACAGCTGCAAAACTCATAATGGAAGATTCTTGGTCACCCCAAAGCATGGCTTTCATAGCTTTCATATGGAACAATACCACAAAGCTAGTCAATGTCATTCAATTTCTCCTcctattaaaaacaacaatttaaataaataaagtctaAGTAATAGTTACATAACGTGATAGACTGTAACTTTCCTAATTCCAAATTTGTTGCAGACAGTGTGCGTGGGTTCAGTTCCCACTCAGTACTGTGTAAGTGAACGTTTGTCTGTCTCTCGATGAGCTCTGTGATTATCTGGCCACCAATCCAGGGGTAGTCTGTCTTTTGCCCAGAATCAGATAGGATAAGTTCTAGCTTTAAACCCCTCAACTCAATAATATGATAAAAACATAAAGTTATGAGAATATAGTTGTATTATTGAAAGTAATAATTACATCAAATGGAGTGATACACACACAACTACCTTTTATCGTGTGTACCAAAATAATATTGCAATTTTAGTCCACTGACAGTTATTTAAGCATGGCCCCAATATTCACTCTTAAATTCCTGCTCTGTATCAAATTTAAAACATAGTCACCGCTAAAACCATGGCAAACAATTCTTAAAATTgtaactgtctgtctgtctgtctgtctctctttctctttctctttctctttctctttctctttctctttctctttctctttctctttctctttctctttctctttctctttctctttctctttctctttctctctttctctctttctctctttctctctttctctctttctctgtctaATATCCATTTGTGGCCCTGCCTGACTGTGGCCTTGAAcacttccacatttttcaactgcaGAGGCTGGCCGCACGCTCCTCACTCATCAACTTGTGCAGCGTGGCTCCCTCCACAGGAAATGAGGCAGAGGATGTGGCATGTTGGGGCGCACAGGGCCAGAAAGACAGGATGGAGGGATGGCTTGAAGATGTGTGCCTTATTACATCACAGGGTGGGGTGAGCTGACTTTTGGCGATGGCGGTCTAATGACGCTGTGATGTCTCTTCATTACAAGGGGTTCCAAATGCCTCAGAGAGATGCTGTTTTTGGTGTAGTGGCATCTGCTCTTATAGATCTAACTTTCAAGGAAGCACCACAGGTTCCTAATAGGGTTGAGCTCAGGAGATAATGGTGGCCACCTGAAGTGTTTTTTGAACGTCTGGCTTTGCATGAGAATTATTTTGCAGCAAGTTTTTGTTCATATACCATGgcaggaaatgtttttttcggGCACCATGAATGAGCCCACAGTCTCGCTGTCTCCGTTATTCCTATCCCAAAATATCACTCCGTCTCATTGCTGACGTCACAGCATTGTTGGGGCAGAATGGTGGTGGTGACGGAGAAGGATGACTTTGGTGTGAGTCGGGCTTGTCGGAATACAGGCCAACACATGAGGCAGGCAGCCATCATGGCGGCTTTAGTCCAACAATGAATACATTCACACACAAGGTTTGAGTTGTCCAAGAGGGCGGTAAGAGGAGAAGAGGGGTATGTAAGGTCCTCAGCTCCAAAGTGAGCGGCAGCTCTCGGGTTACCCAAAGATTTGCGAGGCCCTCGGAGACTTCCTTGACTTGTGCCCAACTAATGTGTCTAATGTGTTGTCCTGCTGTACAGCACATGGTTGCTGTTCGTCTACTATGCATTGTAAGAGCTTTAGGTGCCATGTCTGGCAAATGTAATTCctgtcatttttatttgctttgaaaaAATGGAAAACAGAATGTTTATGCAGGAAATGGACAAAAGACAATGTTAATATATCTTTGTGGAGACAGTACTGTACCCAGACGAAATTCCTGGCATGGGGAAAATGCCTTAAAGGGTCATTAAGTGTTAAGCAGTTAAGCAGACTTAATGTTTTAATCCATCAGAGGGGATCAATGTTGATTTGAATAGGAATAAAGTTAAAATTCTAAATTTACTACAAATCAGAATACAACTACTTTACTAATCATAGTGTAAAACAGGTATGTTAAAGTGACTGAGTAATGGAATGGAAGGACGTTATCACTCAGAtactaaaaatgaataaaagttcAAAATGATTCTAAGAACACACATATtaacggtaaaaaaaaacaaaaacatttgcatttctaAGTGAACCATAGATCTGTATTAAACATAAAATGCTTCCTAtactggaaagaaagaaaaacagcacCATCTTCCCTTAAACCCTAACTGCAGAACCCCCATTGTTAATTATGTTCCTTGTAGTTTGTCATGCTTCTTTCAATTGAAAACATACAAAAAGAAAAGCCTGCAGCCGACAGCAAACGTGTGACATGTTAAAATGATTGTTCTTTAGGTCCCACGGTGGTCCCAACAGACCTTGACTATGTAGCGACCGACTCCGTAGCAGAAGTCACCTTGGAGGCCACAGAGGCCAGCAAAGAGCTTGATGTCATCACCGGTCTTTCGTCAGCCCACCCAGTGACGGCTGAACAACGAGATGCGGTGGACGTCACGACTCAGGGGCCCTTTGCTCAGGTGACGCTCAGCACTGCGGAGCTCGGCGTCGAGACCGAAACACTCCCTCCAGTTTCCACTGAGGCCGCCGAACCCCTTAACACCGAGCCCCCTGCCGTGGAGAGCCGCCCTACGGAGGCCCCCGAAGATGCTGAGGTCATCCCTCATTGGACAGAAGCTGTCAAGGCGGACACGGCGGACGAGGTGGTTGTTGAAGAGGGTGCAGAGGGTGAGCACTGAATAGatgagttcagttgtatttaactttttagtTCTTAGCTGTTACTAATAAAACTTTGAGAATCACAGTCCCGAACACTCTGGCTTGTGTCCTGCAGAAGGCCTGAGCTCGGGCCAGGTTGTCGGCATCGTGATTGGCGCTCTGCTGGCGGTCGTCATCGTCATTGCCGTAGTGATTGCTGTTGTGAAGAGGATGGGAAAATACTCGTGAGTACCTTGCTTTAATTTCAAATTGTCATCTTGTGTTGACTGAATGGATATGAATATTTACATCACAGTAAATACTTATATCTGGGTTCGCTGATCACAGAATTACGGAAGCGTGAATGTTTGACAggcaaatacatttgaatgtaTTCAAATACGTATTTGTCTTAAACTATGTGCACATGGAAGTAAGTAGCCCGTTGCATTATGGGGAAAAGAATGCCGAACAAATTATGGTAGCATTTAGCTTCAAGTACGACATATTTGCAAGTATGTTTGAAAGTATTTTCGAGTACgttcaaatgtatttaaacACAAAAGCCAGAGGACCTGAGTTTAGTTTCCCATGTTTTAGAAGCAtgttttttattcatgaaaaatgatgtatttatttatttatatattcattattatttgctATTGTGAATATTGTCACCGCTGTTGTTATTTTTTACgttctttttgctttgtttttattgtgtgcGTTTCTTGATGATGCAATTGtatttgtgtgcatttgtgtgcgtgtgtgccacAGGTTTGCCAGCAACAAAAAGccagtgaaaaaagaaaatgtaatggcTTCTGTGATTTTCAGAACCCCATCCCCCAAACCTTACACCGCCCCCACCACCCCTGTATATTTTACTTTCAGCTAATCATTTACAATATAACCACAGTACCGCAGTTCTCTCTAAATCTGATTCAGATCattgtcacaaaaaaaatatatttttttaactgtcTAGTTTCCAATTTGCACATGAACACCCAATTTTGCTCACTAAATTTCTTCATTGCCCCCCTAAAATAACCACTGGTAACTTTTATTTACCCATTCTAACTGCTATTACAAAAATCAACCCCTGAAATTTGATCTCCTGAGTGACAGTGGCTTTCCTTCTCTTCCCCAGcccctgaagaagaagaagacgaaggCGGCCAAGCAGCAGGAGCTGTCAAAGTTCTGGAAATTCTGAACTACTGAACTGTGAGGTCAATTACAATCAATTAAAGAAAAACAGCTATTAGGAATAATTATAACACAAGAACCTAATGATTCTAAGCAGGACTCGAACCGTTATGTTGCTCAAAGAAAAGGACGGGAGGATAGTttgtatgtacagtatgtaaGACAAGAGTCATGTCGCTCATTTACCTCCCTGACCACAAAGCCAATTGAGTTCTTGATATACTCTAAACATAATGCACAAAAGAATTGCTCAGTAAGACGTGATCTGGCATCAGCGCTATAGTGATATAGTAATTagatttagttgttttttttttattttgggatggaAAACTTCCATTGAGACGTTCGTCAGTTTGTTAGCTAGTCTACGTCCTGGTTCAAGAATGCTGACGTTCAGATATTAAGAATTGGGCAAAACGACCCCACCAATTTGCATTCTGGGGTAGGGCGGATGATTCGAGGGTGATTTACACTGTGGACAGAGAAATGCATTTCTATAACAAAAGTGAAAGATATGAAGGGGCaccattatttttgtttgtttgttagcaGGCTGCTTCCTGGTTTAAGAAGACTCATGTAGAATTTAGGATTAGACAAAAAGGACTCTGCTGATTTGCATTTTCTGGTGGTGGATATTCATCCCTCATAATTTACCttgcagaaacaaaaaaaaaaaaagaatgtcttTCACAAGAGTCAAAACATTATGGAGTGCCATACTTTATTGTTAAGTTGTAGTTAACATGCTACTTTCTGTTCAAGACAAATGACAGAATAGTTAAGGCTTAGCCGAAATGGACTTTTCTTGGGAGTTCTACCATGACTCAAATGGCAAGCAGAGGAAATTCCATTGAAAGttgaatttgtgtttgtttgtcagGAATTTTGTAGTACAGGCTACTTCCTAGTTTGAAGACTGATGAAAGGATCTGCGAATAGACAAAAAGTACCCCACCAATTTGCATTCTTGGTCAGTAGGAATGCTTCTACTTTGATTTACACTATGGAAAAAGAAACAC
This region of Syngnathus typhle isolate RoL2023-S1 ecotype Sweden linkage group LG2, RoL_Styp_1.0, whole genome shotgun sequence genomic DNA includes:
- the si:ch211-156j16.1 gene encoding podoplanin isoform X2: MNVQLLLLLICASTHASPTVVPTDLDYVATDSVAEVTLEATEASKELDVITGLSSAHPVTAEQRDAVDVTTQGPFAQVTLSTAELGVETETLPPVSTEAAEPLNTEPPAVESRPTEAPEDAEVIPHWTEAVKADTADEVVVEEGAEGLSSGQVVGIVIGALLAVVIVIAVVIAVVKRMGKYSP
- the si:ch211-156j16.1 gene encoding podoplanin isoform X1; this encodes MNVQLLLLLICASTHASPTVVPTDLDYVATDSVAEVTLEATEASKELDVITGLSSAHPVTAEQRDAVDVTTQGPFAQVTLSTAELGVETETLPPVSTEAAEPLNTEPPAVESRPTEAPEDAEVIPHWTEAVKADTADEVVVEEGAEEGLSSGQVVGIVIGALLAVVIVIAVVIAVVKRMGKYSP